In Anser cygnoides isolate HZ-2024a breed goose chromosome 30, Taihu_goose_T2T_genome, whole genome shotgun sequence, the genomic stretch gaagccagcaggaatggcagcgtgctgctgccaggggaggcaaggccagggagggacagacggacactcagcacaccctcctgggccgcagctctgcctgcagaggaggcagctcctgctcattgCAAACGATCTGTGCTCACCTCAAGCCTGCAGACACCTTCCAAAGGCAGGGCGTATCAGGGCTTTTGTAGCTCATAAAGATCACCTAGGATAAAGCCTGAGAGGACCACAATGATGATGTTGGTGCAGTCTGTGGGCTGATGTGTGGGAAGGGACTTTATGAAGTTCATTGATGACATATTGGTCCCTCACTGCCATGTTCCAGGAGTCTCAGTCTCCTGCAAAATCCTGACAACTCATTACCGTGaaacctgcctcccctccactgcagaAATCTGAAAGCACATCCGACAGAAAAAGTCTTGCCTTTCTGGTAGTCCCTGCCTtggtctttctcttgaaaaatgcaatcataaatgccattctctaaaGCATTTTGTACTCAtttctggagaaacagagagacaacTATCCCGACAGATGCTATCAggcatcggatgtgccagctgtagaagacccctctggcaaccccacctgcatggccctgctgccagagactcacggtgccaagagcctgcagatctgtcctgccacacgctgccctctgttgctgcgctcctcactgcctccaagccctctctcctgctctcctgtccccgtgccagctgcggtcagagcccccagctcttctgtgctgtgcacaggagctgctcctgggcacagctgtctctttGCAGCACTGCCCGCTTGCcacgagctccccttgggcccaggagcccggcccagctcagcagcacagcacccgaccatggcatcgcttgctctgtgccattgggctccctcgaggtgtccccagtgcctcagggctgacagctcccgaaggcagcagggtctctgctgggctgtggtgtcTGAAGCAGGCTGACATCATCGCCGACTGCTCCTCTTTGTAGAAGTCAGAGACTGATTTTTAcaagtgtgatttgtgctgttgGACTGTGGTTGTCAAACACGTTGTGCTTTAACCCGTCAGCCACCTTAGCACCACACAGATGTTAGTTGACACCCACCCCCAAAAGAAAATGGATTGAAATAAAGGTAGTTTAAATGGACAGAAATTGAATAGATAGTAATAACTTTAACAATActactaataaataataataattattatttttattattattatatgtataaagcaagtgatgcacaatgcaattgctcatcacccactgaccgatgcccaacctttccccaAGCAGGGGTCCCCCTGAACCTGACCAGCCTGCATTAGGATCTCCTGTGCAGATCCCTTGACCTTACTTTGGTTTAGGGCAATAcaagctttcagaaggattaggactattttcttccctttctcaaatacttcttgagCTGTGTTGCCCCATGTGATGACGACATCAATgtactggaggtgttcaggagcttccccctcttccagggcagtctggatcagcccatggcaaatggtagggctgtgtttctagCCCTGGCGCAGTCCATTCCAGGTGGACAGGACGCCCCTccaactgaaagaaaagtgcggccttcacactgctgccaaagggatggagaaaaatgcattagcagtaTTAATTGTGGCATAgcgcttggctgcctttgactgcaGTTCGTACTGAATGAAGTTTTAGCATGCCCggcacagcagcactcagcggtGGTGTGACTTCAGTCAGGCACAGAAGTCCACCGTTCtcttccactcaccattagaatTTTGCACTGTCCGTATGGGACTACTAAAGGGTGAGCAAGTGTTGgtgatcactccttggctctgcagtcaatgaaccagctcatgcatgggaatcagggagtctctgtGAGTGCAATACCGCCTCAGGTGCgctgttgtggtagcgattggcacctgctgctcattggccatcagcacctgcacagcagaagggtcctgtgagagagtgggcaaggtagacaactgtttgaTGGCCTCCGTCTCCAGGGGAGTCATGCCCAAAGTCCATCCAGTAAACGTTTGGATCTTTGAAGTAACCTCTCCTGATTTAGTCTATGCCAAGGTTGCACAGAGCCTCCAGGCCAGTCCCAATGGGttgcttttgccactccttcccagttaggctcacttcagcctccagtacagTTAACTCTTGGGTTTGATGTGCCAGGCCAATACTCCTCAGAGTCCAATACACCCgattgtccccttcctccccctggatGGAGGCTGGGCCCCTCTAGGcctgctcatagtattcattaTTCTGTTTGGAGGACTGTCTCCTAGAAACTGGAGCagtaattttctcagaagaaccactttttgtgaatgtttttcttgCGCTTCATGTATCCGTGCCTCTAGGTTGGAGGTAGGGCAGATTTTtgcatcccattttctcatggccTTTCCATGGTCACACagttaaaaccacagggtggcacgtAGTATGCACGCACTATATCAACTTTCTTGAGCAGAGGGATGTTTACACCTGACAGCTGAGCTATTGGTTCAcgcaggtggggaggaagatgtaTCCTCTTGTAGTTCTTGCACCTCATGAGAAAGTTTCTCTCAAGATGAGATGCAGGCccatagggaagaagagagactttctttgTAATGCCGGAGTTGGCTAGCCGATTCATCCATGTGGGTTCCTCTTGGTCTTTCCAAGTCACTAATGCCAGTGAGTTGGCATATGCTGATGGTGtgctctgtacaaacttctgccgCATGGGTTGTGTGCACTTGACTTCACCTGGATCTTTGGATAGCTGTTCATTTTCTAGGTTTCTACAAATCACCTTCAgcatggctaattccctcagaTACTGGATACCCCTCTCCATGTTGGTCTACTTTCCTGGTTGACCTACAAGGTCTTCCTTCAAGGGATACTTTTCCTTGACACCTGACAGGATTAAGTTTCTTGTGCCCTTTTGCAATGGCTTTGTCATTCACCCCTTCCTTAGGGGGGGATCcaagctgcttggcttccctgccctctaattccaggctattggccctgttctcccagcactggagcaaccaggtgacaatgtgctcaccaagatgatggctgaaatcttttcccGTATCTCCTAGCTAACACTGGGATAGGGACCACTTGGTTTCTGATGCttatatgttttcttcttttttgtcatCCTGCTTCCATGATGGCCCAACTTTGGAGAAACCTGCCTTATCTTCTTCCATATTTCTTGTCTTGgtaggagtttctttcctttctaaagaaaaactgacttcCACACCCATTGGTTTCTCTTTCATAAAGAGGCAACCAACAGTGGCACAGGCTGGTTCTCTGGCCCAtcgcaggggctggagtggctgcagggcccatcacaggagttgttctggctgcagggcctttcagaggagttggagtggctgcagagCCTATTGCAGGTTTTGGAGTGGCtctagggcctgtcacaggggttggttTAACTTTGGGCACACCTCAGGAGCTCAGAGGTGAAGTTCGAAAGCACTGGatgtgcccactgctctaggtgcctgcccagatcctcccacactccctgccactcctaACCCTCCTGCCTCTGGACAGATCTCTAGATGGCATGCTTAAGTGGTtgtttgactttaaaaaaaagctgaaacacattcaggagacataacaatagGAACACGTTGGTTTgaccatcccaaggatattcaaagctttgaagagctagtgtaattagcctggaggagaaggggaggtgaaggagaaagggagagtgaaccaGTGGGGAAAAGTGTCCTCCCCTTGTCTCCCCCATGGATTGGtttcctgaggagaaaaggtcaagagtgtaattcttaatagtttctgagagaTGGCTCCCAAGGTACGGAGGTAatggcaatgctgagtacaagtACCAGATTAGTTTCATGACCAGgaattttatcatatcataagccagtgttacacgatacaagaaaagaataaacttgAAGCAGCCATCAGAAAAGATAAACAGCATGACAGGGGAGACATACAGGAAGTCATGTGCTGTACAACAAAGATCTGAAATTGAGCACAACAGacctgagattaaaaaaaaaaaaaaaaaaaaaaaaaagaaagaaaatcatcttTGTGATCAGCAACTATTAAAATCGACTCATGCTTATAAAGGCTTTCTTTTAACATGCTGTGGTGAGATCTGTCATTGGCTCAAACTTTGTGCTCCGTGTCGGGCACCAAAAAGAGAgtggtttaacccggcaggcagctcagcaccacacagccattccctcacacacacaccctgctaCACCTCCAGCGGATGCAGGAGAGaatgaggaggggaaaaaaataacaaaataataataataaaaaaaacatgggttgagataaagacagtttaaggGAAGACAAATAATACGAacaatgatgatgatgatcGTGATGGAGATTGCCTATCCCACAGCAGTGGTACCCCctaccctggccagccaccccatattgaTGGTTCAGCGTGACGGCTGCGgtatggaacatccctttggccacttggggtcagctgtcctgcttctgtcccccccagcttctcaggcacccccagccctccactGCTGGGCAACAGCTAAGCCATCAGTGTGTGATAATCATTCTTCTCAtgctaaatgcaaaacacagcatcataccagctactaggaggaaaattaactcaatCCTAGCCAACTCCAGGACACCCACAGACCAAGGGCATgatatctctgtgtgtatatcaaaagagaaaaggtggtggtgattaattagaaagtACTGGAGCTGAGCACAATGCAGATGGTGTGGAATAtggggtggatattgtcctcattttggctgggatagaattaattttcttcctattagctGGCATGGTGCAGTGTTTGTATGTAAGACGCACTTCCAGACAAAATAACcgcatgcatgagaaggaagaagagaaaaagtggaaTCTGCCAGCCTTCTATCCCGTACCCTTAAATGAGTTTGTGATGCAATTCCATTCAAATAGTTACTGCGGTATTGTCAAAACTGTCCTGcaaattcctgctgctgttacctTGTGAGAGACGGCATAATCAGGGTGAGCAATCTGCCTGCAgacattaacagctgacagaatgcagCATCTGTCCAGGGGAACCTTGAGAAACGGCAGGATTTTGCCTAAAGGAACATCTTGgcatttacaaggagaagagcccagtcctgcagcagaggaagaggaaccccacacatcagggcagactgggaccctgctgagggagcagtgcccaggaggaggagggcctgggcaccacgagggatgccatacgagcagtggtgctgctccccaggaaccaggccagcttcctacagagctgccttacgaggagcatggccatCAATaagatctgagttatcagactcagctcagatcttGTGAGATACCACACGGACAAGGGTCtagagccagcaggaaaagaggtgcaggtctgggagtccctaggacagGCTGGTGTGGAGAGGATcaagggctgtgacaaggctgagagtcccaacaggacccagggctttgtgtccatggctctggctgttgtctctgccactgaggcctaggaggagacagcttctcggtaaagcaccagggcctcattgcctcctcgcccccaccaatgaaccaggcagggcttgtaccattctcctgcacttggccatgcacatccccatctcctcctgccccacaaagagccctgagcagtgtgtgaagggaaaggatctcccttcccaggggctgggggtcaaggcctggcccttgtgcttggtgacacacatccagtgttcctacacatcagggtcaccttcacactgcctttgtctccttgtcctcactgcctccaatgctctgctctaacaagCTCCAAgagaggctgtgtcagtgctggccctcagggggacacggcaggaaacttgcctctgacttggacttgttgagagatgtcttcaattgtctctcagtgcctgaggttcgtgggctcctcaccaaagccccccgaggggggattccaatgccatgggctgggcgtctggtgctgagctgggccgggctcctgggacagagagagctcgtggcaagagggccgtggtgcagagagacagctgtgcccaggagcagctcctgtgcacagcgcagcagggctgggggctctgaccgcaggtggcacggggagagaagagaaggagagagggcttggaggcagttggcagtgggaggatgctgagagctgcctgcaggagaaatctgcacagcccttgacaaggtacgtctctggctgcagggccatgcaggtggggttgccagaggggtcttctacagctggcacatccaaTGCCTGACAGCACCTCTCAGGATagttctctctctgtttctccagtaaagtgtagaagatgctgtagagaatggcatttattaGAGGAAATTTCCAGAGGAAGACTGAGGCTTGGTTTATCAGAAGGGAAATGGCTTTTTTggattctgtgctttcagattcctgcagtggaggggaatgTGAGTGAATCTGAGCACACATCTTGTGGGATGGGGTCTGTGAGAatggacagggaggagacgtggggacagagaaagagctgctgccagggatAGCTGTAGGCAGCAGGGACATAGGCAGGtagtgagagggagctgctgccagaaatgctgtgcgagggagggctcaggcaccgccctggcagcccctgcagggcaggcgccttccctgggacaccccctgctctcctctgccaccagcacagcctctgccctcaagcccccgctgtccccagcaggagctgcctcctctgcaggcagagctgcagcacaggagggtgtgctgagtgtccgtctgtccctccctggccttgcctcccctggcagcagcacgctgccattcctcctggcttctccacctggccgtgctgctgctgctcttgttcccaggctgcctggggatgggggtttcacctgcccatggagtgagccctcggggtgcctgggggaaggggagtacggggacagggtgaggggtctggagatgggcacttggagcctggattcctctgccctCAGCAGTGTTCAAGCTCTTCTGAGGAGAACCTACTTAGTGCAATTGTCCTGCAGTCAAAGACATGCCAGCACAAAGCAGCTGAATCTATTGCAGGAAATGGATCTCCCAATTGTTTGCGTGTAATTGGGCAAGTGCTTTGAGGGGATCAATTTAGAAATGTAAATCGTTTTCTCAGATCGCTTCGCTATattattactgtatttctgttcctttggcAGGACCCCATGCCCAGAAGcaggaaatgcccaacagcagctctgtgagcgagttcctcctgctggcattcgcagacacgcgcgagctgcagctcctgcacttcgggctcttcctgggcatctacctggctgccctcctgggcaatggcctcatcctcaccgccgtagcctgcgaccaccgcctccacacccccatgtacttcttcctcctcagccttcccctcctcgacctgggctgcatctccaccactctgcccaaagccatggccaatgccctctgggacaccagggccatctcctatcaagggtgtgctgcacaggtctttttctttgtcttcttcatatcagcagaatattatACTCTTATtatcatgtcctacgaccgctacgctgccatctgcaagcccctgcactacgggagcctcgtgggcagcagagcttgtgcccagatggcagcagctgcctggggcagtggctttctcaatgctgtcctgcacacggccactacctt encodes the following:
- the LOC136787730 gene encoding olfactory receptor 14C36-like — its product is MPNSSSVSEFLLLAFADTRELQLLHFGLFLGIYLAALLGNGLILTAVACDHRLHTPMYFFLLSLPLLDLGCISTTLPKAMANALWDTRAISYQGCAAQVFFFVFFISAEYYTLIIMSYDRYAAICKPLHYGSLVGSRACAQMAAAAWGSGFLNAVLHTATTFSLPLCQGNAVDQFFCEIPQILKLSCSDAYLREVGALVCSVSSAFGCFVFIVFSYIQILRAVLRIPSEQGQHKAFSTCLPHLAVVSLFVSTAMVAYLKPPSISSPSRDLVVAVLYSLVPPAVNPLIYSMRSKELKHALWKLMTRCVLKAINFHSTSADD